Sequence from the Mesorhizobium sp. PAMC28654 genome:
TCAAGGTCGTGTCGACCGGCGAGGATGTGCCGGCGCAGATCTCGGCGATCAACAATTTCATCGATTCCGGCTATGACGCGATCGTCACCGACGCGCAGAACCCGACCGCATTCGGCCCGGTCATCAAGCGTGCCAAGGAAGCCGGCATTGTGCTGGTCGCCTTCGACAACATCCTCGACACCAAGGACGCCATCAACGTCAATGTCGACCAGAAGGGGCTCGGCGAATTGTGGGCCAAGTGGCTGGTCGAAAAGGTGCCGAATGGCGGCAAGATCCTGGAAGTGCGCGGCGTTGCCGGCACCTCGGTCGATACTGATCGCCACAACGGCATCCATGAGGCGTTCGCCGCGTCCGGCAAGAAGTGGGATGTCACAGAAGTTGCCGGCAAATGGGATGACGGCGTGGCGCAGAAGGTGACCGCCGATGCGATCGCCACCAACGGTCCGTTCGATGGCATCACCGGGCAGGGCGGCGACACGGGCATCGTGCAGGCGATGATGGATGCCAAGCATCCGTTCGTGCCGTTTGGCGGCGAGACCGAGAACGGCTTTCGCAAGTTCTGCGCGGCGCATTCGGCAGACGGCCTGAAATGCACTTCCGCCGGCTCGGGCCCGGCCCAGGTCGCCGTTGCCATCAAGACCGCGATCGCGGCTCTTGAAGGCGAGGTGGTACCGCAAGAGGTCAAGCTGCCTCTGGCTGTCGCCACGGATCCGAACATGAAGGAAGGCACGGATTATTTCCCGAAGGAATCCGACAATTTCTTCGTCGGTAATTCCTTCCCGACCTGCGGCATCAACTTCAGCGCCCAGGAAATCATGGGGCAGAGCAAGGAAAACCAGTAACCCGCCCCTGGATATCATTCGGCGCCGCGGCTCACCCCGCGGCGCCCCGCCGTGAATTAAAACGCCTTGGGAGGGTTGATGGACGGTGCGGCTCCACTCTTTCGAATGGAAGGCATATCCAAGCGCTATGGCGGCGTGCGGGCGCTGGAAAAGGCCGAGCTTACGGTCGAAGCCGGCAGCATCCACGCCATTCTCGGCGAGAACGGCGCCGGCAAGTCGACGCTGATCAAGGTCATGGCGGGCGTGGTGGCGCCCGATGAAGGCCGTATGACCCTGGACGGCCGCGAGGTGACGTTCGCTTCGCCAGGTGCCGCCAACAAGGCCGGCATCGTCTGCATCTTCCAGGAACTGTCGCTGGTTCCCGAACTCAGCGTCGCCGACAACATCGTTATCTCCGATCCGCCGACGCGTTTCGGCATGATCGACCGCAAGGCGCAGCGCCGCATCGCCGAAGAGGCGCTGGCGCGCGCGGGTGCTGAAGACATCCACCCGCTGGCGCTGGTCAAGGACCTGCCCTTGTCGCGCCGCCAGATGGTCGAGATCGCCAAGGCACTTGCCAGAAAGCCGCGCATCCTGATCCTCGACGAGGCGACCTCGGCGCTGACGGCGGCCGATGTCTCCAAGATCTTCGGCGTGCTGAAGCGGCTGCGTTCCGAAGGGCTGGCGCTGCTCTACATCTCGCACCGCATGAACGAGATCGCCGAACTTGCCGACCAGTGCACGGTGTTTCGCAATGGCCGCAACGTCGCCAGCTACAAGGCCGGCTCGAAAAGCGACAATGAGGTGGTCGAGCTGATGATCGGCCGCGAATACAGCCATATCTTCCCGCCAAAGACCATACTCGCGCCGGCCACTGCCGCGCCTGTCCTCGAAGCCCGAAAGCTCAGTTGGACCGACCGGCTGGACAACATTTCATTGAGCGTCAGGGCAGGCGAGGTCGTAGGCCTTGGCGGTCTCGACGGCCAGGGACAGCGTGAATTACTGCTCGCCTTCTTCGGCGTGTTGCGCGGCCTCACCGGCCAGGTGCTCATCGACGGCAAGCCGGTCGCGATCGGCAGTCCCGCGAAGGCGCGGCAGGACGGCATCGGCATGGCGCTGATCCCCGAAGATCGGAAGACCGAAGGGCTGATGCTGCCGATGACGGTGCGCGAGAACCTGTCCTTCGCCGTGCTCGACCGATTGGCCAAGGGCGGCATCATCGACCGCGCGGCCGAACAGCGGCTGATCGACGACATGGTCGGCCTGCTGGCGATCAAGACGGCTGGCCTCGATATTCCGGTCGGCGCGCTGTCGGGCGGCAACCAGCAGAAAGTGGTCATCGCCAAATGGCTGATGCGCCAGCCGCGCATCATCCTGCTCAACGATCCGACGCGCGGCATCGATGTCGGCACCAAGCAGGAGCTTTACCAGCTGATGCGCAAGCTGGCGGACGCGGGTGCGGCGATCCTGTTCTATTCGACAGACTATGACGAGCTGATCGGCTGCTGCGACCGGGTGCTGGTGCTCTATGACGGGGCAGTCAAGCGCGAGCTGGTGGGCGCCGAGATCACCGAACGGGCGCTGATCGCCAGCGCGCTCAACATCCAAGGCGAAGGAAACCCGATGAGCCAAGGAGCGGGCGCGTGAAGGATTGGCGCTACTGGCTTGCCGAACAGCGCGGAACGCTGCTGGCGCTCGGCATCTTCATCGTCATGTTCGTCATCTACACCTTGAACCATCCGGCGGGCTTCACCGCCAATGTCGTCCAGACGGCGGCGAACAAAGGCGTGCTGCTCGCCTTCGTTGCCATGGCGCAGACGCTGGTGGTGATCACAGCCGGCATCGACCTGTCCGTTGGCATGATCTTTCTTTTGACCAACTGCCTGGCTTCCTGGCTGGTGGTGGGCACGCCGCTGGAGACGGCACTTGGCGTCATCGCCGTGCTGGCCGTTGGCTTGTTGTGCGGTGCGATCAACGGCGCCATCGTCATCTATGGGCGGCTGCAGCCCATCGTCGCCACCATCGCCACCGGCGCCGTCTATTACGGCATCGGGCTGCTGCTGCGGCCATTTCCGGGCGGTTCGGTCAATGAGGACCTTGCCGACGCGCTGACCGGACGCGTGTTCGATGTGGTGCCGGCCAGCCTTGTCGTGCTACTGGCCGTCGTGCTCGTGGTCTGGGTGCCTTTCAGCCGCTCGGTGCTCGGTCGCGCGGCTTACGCTGCCGGGTCGTCGGAAACGGCGGCCTATATGTCGGGCGTGCCGATCCGCCGGGGTAAGTTTGCCGCCTATACGCTGGCCGGGCTCCTGGCCGCCATCGGCGGGCTGTTCCTGACCTTCTTCACCTATACGGGAGAGGCTGCCTATGCGAGCGGCAACTCCTACACGCTGTTTTCCATCGCCGCCGTGGTGCTCGGCGGCGTCTCGCTGTTCGGCGGCAAAGGCAGCGCCATCGGCGCGATCTTCGGCGCGCTTGCCTTCCGCACCATTGGCGACCTGCTCTTCGTGTTCGATTTCGATCCGCTCTGGCAGCCGCTGTTCCAGGGCGTTATCCTGCTGATCGCCGTCAGCCTTGGCGCCTTCGCGTTGTTTCGGGTCCGCA
This genomic interval carries:
- a CDS encoding ABC transporter permease, whose translation is MKDWRYWLAEQRGTLLALGIFIVMFVIYTLNHPAGFTANVVQTAANKGVLLAFVAMAQTLVVITAGIDLSVGMIFLLTNCLASWLVVGTPLETALGVIAVLAVGLLCGAINGAIVIYGRLQPIVATIATGAVYYGIGLLLRPFPGGSVNEDLADALTGRVFDVVPASLVVLLAVVLVVWVPFSRSVLGRAAYAAGSSETAAYMSGVPIRRGKFAAYTLAGLLAAIGGLFLTFFTYTGEAAYASGNSYTLFSIAAVVLGGVSLFGGKGSAIGAIFGALAFRTIGDLLFVFDFDPLWQPLFQGVILLIAVSLGAFALFRVRNRLEWFL
- a CDS encoding sugar ABC transporter ATP-binding protein, which gives rise to MDGAAPLFRMEGISKRYGGVRALEKAELTVEAGSIHAILGENGAGKSTLIKVMAGVVAPDEGRMTLDGREVTFASPGAANKAGIVCIFQELSLVPELSVADNIVISDPPTRFGMIDRKAQRRIAEEALARAGAEDIHPLALVKDLPLSRRQMVEIAKALARKPRILILDEATSALTAADVSKIFGVLKRLRSEGLALLYISHRMNEIAELADQCTVFRNGRNVASYKAGSKSDNEVVELMIGREYSHIFPPKTILAPATAAPVLEARKLSWTDRLDNISLSVRAGEVVGLGGLDGQGQRELLLAFFGVLRGLTGQVLIDGKPVAIGSPAKARQDGIGMALIPEDRKTEGLMLPMTVRENLSFAVLDRLAKGGIIDRAAEQRLIDDMVGLLAIKTAGLDIPVGALSGGNQQKVVIAKWLMRQPRIILLNDPTRGIDVGTKQELYQLMRKLADAGAAILFYSTDYDELIGCCDRVLVLYDGAVKRELVGAEITERALIASALNIQGEGNPMSQGAGA
- a CDS encoding sugar ABC transporter substrate-binding protein, whose translation is MIKSLVGGIVAASAFVMLNSAAMAAGPEVVSGPAAQADCFAPWSADTKFFKYPKKTGPFRIAFANGYIANTWRIQMVQTAKAYAAQPDVKAKIKEFKVVSTGEDVPAQISAINNFIDSGYDAIVTDAQNPTAFGPVIKRAKEAGIVLVAFDNILDTKDAINVNVDQKGLGELWAKWLVEKVPNGGKILEVRGVAGTSVDTDRHNGIHEAFAASGKKWDVTEVAGKWDDGVAQKVTADAIATNGPFDGITGQGGDTGIVQAMMDAKHPFVPFGGETENGFRKFCAAHSADGLKCTSAGSGPAQVAVAIKTAIAALEGEVVPQEVKLPLAVATDPNMKEGTDYFPKESDNFFVGNSFPTCGINFSAQEIMGQSKENQ